GAAGCCCTTGGACGCCGCGTCCAGGATCGGCTTCTGCTCCGGGCACAGGTACGTGATCGCGTCCTTCGCCGCCGGGATCTCCCCCGCGACGATGGACCCGGTCGCCGCGTCCTTGTCGCGCTTCGCGGTGCGCTCCACCCGCTGGCAGGACTCCTGGCCGGTCTGCAGGACCGCCGCCGGGTCCATCTTCTCCGGAACCCGCCCGCTCAGGTACTGCTTCTCGTTGGGCTTGAAGCTGCCCGTCTTCGGGGTCAGCTTCGCGTCCGGCAGGACCGGGCCCGTCGGCTTGGCGTCGGGCGAGGCCGGCGCAGCCGCGGCGTCCGCCGGGTCCGGGGCGGCCGACGAGGCCGGCGGCTTCGGCTTCGCCGCGGCGTCGGCCTTGCCGTCGCCGCCCGAGCTGCAGGCGGTCAGGGTCAGAGCTGCGGCCAGCAGAACAGCAGCCGCGGCGGAGCGTCGGTACATCTCTAGGGCTCCTGTATTACGTGCCGGTTGATCGAGTGGTATAGGGGTGCGGGGCCCGGCTGCTTTCGCGCCGGGCCCCGCATCCGTCAGACGGTTACTTCGGGCCGAAGGTGAGGACGAGCTGCGGAGCGGCGTCCGCTGCCGTCGACTCCATGGACCAGATCCACAGCGGGTCGGTGCCCGTGCTCGTCAGGGCCAGGCTGTAGCTGCTGCCCAGCACCGAGGAGAGCGCGGCGGTGTCCAGCGGGGTGCTCTGGACCGCCGAGCCGTCCGGCACGCTCGCGAACGAGCCGAGCGGCGTGGTGCCCAGGGTCGGCTTGTTGTTGAACGTCGTGCTCGCACCGCTCCAGGTGCCGGTGACCGGAACCACGGACACCTTGTCGGCCGTACCGGCGCTCGCCTGGGTCGACGTCTTGATCTGGAGTGCGGCGGACTTCAGGACCTGCCCGGCCGGCGCGGCCGGCAGGTTGAAGCGCAGGTACGTCTCGTACGCCGAGGTGCCGCGGACCGCCAGCGAGGTGGTCGCGCCGTTGGCCGCGCTCGGGGCGCCCTGGTTGATGTAGGTGTCCTCGGTCGCGGAGACCTTGGAGACCGTGTCGGAGGGCGCCTTGGCCAGGTCGTAGTGGTTCTTGGCCTGGGCCGCGGTGAGCGCCTTCGGGTAGACGGCCGTCTCGTCGATCTGGCCGGCGAAGAAGTTGCTCGTCGGCTTGGTCGGCACGCCGCCGAGGTTGTCGCCGCCGACGTGCCAGAAGCCCTCGTACGAGATGGAGCTGGTGACGTTCAGCGTGCCCTTGCTCTGGCCGTCGACGATCAGCTCCATGCCGCCCGGACCCTGGGTCCCGACGACGTGGTGCCACTTGTTGTCGTTGTACGTGTCGAACAGACCGGTGGAGACGGTGCGGTTCGAGCCGTTGTAGACGCCGAAGACCAGACGACCGGTGTTGGTCATGTAGATCTGCTTGTCGTACGTACCGCTGTTGCGCGCGGTGTTGTTGCCGAAGCCGATCAGCTTGCCGCCGCGCGTGGTGTTCGTCTTGAACCAGGTCTCGACCGAGAAGGCGCTGCCCACGGTCTGGCGGTGGTCGCTGTACACCTGCTGGCTGGTGCCGTTGAAGCCCATCGCCGTGCTGGCGCCGCTGATCGCGCCGGGCGTCTGGCGCAGGGCCGGGGCGTTGAGCTGGATGCCGCTGGTGTTGCCGCTCTCGGAGGAGTCGGCGACGTACGGGCTGACGGTGTCGTCGTAGCGCCAGTACAGGTTGGCGCCGTCGGCGCGGACCTGGTTCGGGTACGACTGCACCGAGCTCGGGACCGTGACCGAGGCCGTGGCCGACAGGGCGCTGGTGTTGCCCGCCGCGTCGGTGGCCGTCACGCGGTAGGTGTACGACTGGCCGGCCTTGACCGTGGTGTCGTTCCAGGCGGCCTGCGGGCGCTCCCACTCGAGGGACTCGGCGGCGACCGTGGCGATCGGGCTGGCGGAGCCGTTGCGGTAGATCCGGTACGTCAGCTTGCTGTCGTCCGCGTCGTAGCTGGTGCGCCAGCGGACCTGGGCCTCGCCGGGCTTGACGCTGCCGGCGCTCGCGACCGGGGTCGTCGGGGCGCCGACGTCGCCGGTGGAGGCGAAACGGGTGAGCGCCTGCTGCGGCTTGCCGTTGATGGCGGTGAACTCACCTCCGGCCCACATGTACTTGACGTCGCCCTTCTCGGCGATGGTCATCGCGCGCGGGCCGATGCCCTCGCCGAGGCCGTCGTTGGCGGTGGGGTGCCAGCCGAGCTTGCGCGGGCTGCGCACGAAACCGTCCACGGGCGCGGGGGAGGCGCCTTCGTAGTTGGTCAGCTGCGCGTTGAAGAAGTTCCGCTTGCCGTCGGGGAACTGTCCCTCGAGCGAGCAGTCGTGCGCGTGCGAGGAGCTGTAGAGCACACCGTCGTACGGGAGCACGGCCTGGGTCGCACCGAGGCAGCGGTCGCGCCACTTCTCGCTGAAGTCGCTCAGCTTGAGGCCGATGCGGCCGTCGAAGACGCCGCCGCCGGAGCCCTCGTTGCCGGTGTAGAAGCCGGTCGAGTCGGTGGCGATGTCCTTGACCACGGAGTTCGACGGGATGTTGCTGTACGTCTTGGCGACCGCGCCCGTGGTGGCGTTCACGACGGCCAGGGCGTGCGTGTTGGAGCCGTTGACCGAGAAGAAGTCACCGCCCAGGAGCACGTTCTTGCCGTCCGGGGTGACCTCGACCGCGCGGCCGGGCTCGTCGGCGTTGGCGACGAAGGGCTTGAGCGCACCGGAGCCGGCGTCGACCGCGGCGAACCGCTCGCGGGTCTGGCCCTCGACAGTGCCGAAGTCGCCGGCCGCGTACAGGGTGTCGTCCGTGACGGCGAGGTCGCGAACGGTGGCGGGGAAGCCCGGGTGGAAGGCGGCCTTGGGGGTGCAGCTCTCGATGTCGATCGCGGCGAGGCTCGAGACCGGGGTGCCGTTGACGGCGCCGAAGTAGCCGCCCGCGTACAGGGTCTTCTTGTCCTTGGAGACTGCCAGCGCCCGCACGGTCGCGCTGCCGTCGCCGATGGTGAAGGCGAGCTTGCACGAGGTCGGCTTGCCCGTCGCGGCGTCGAGCGCCACGAAGTTCACGGCTTCCTGCTCTGCGCCGCCGGTGCCGTCGGGCGGACGGACGGCCGAGAAGGTGCCGCCCGCGAAGACGGTGCCGTTCGCCTGGGCCATCGCAAAGACGATGCCGTTCGGCTGCCAGGTGGGCAGTTCGTCGGCGGTGAATGCCACGGGAGGCGTGATGGCGGACGCCTCGGGCATCAGCACCAGCCCTATGCCGGTGCCGGCGCCGGCCAGTGACAGGACGAGGGCAGCAGTCAGCCCTCTGGATCTACGCATGAGCCCCCCAGGGCAATCGCCCGGTTTGATGGCTTGAACTATCCGAACAGCCATATGTACTGGCGCAGACTAGGGCTCGTGCGAGGACCTGGTCACCTCCCTTGACCCATTGCATACCAACTTGGAATGAACGGTTCAGGTTGGAGGGCGCACAGCGGACATACGGCAGGTTTGCCCCGGCCTCACCCACCGATACCAGTGGAGATGACCGGGACACGGCAAATCGTAGGGGAAATATAAGGCCGTCAGCGGTCGATACGGACCGTCACGCCCGCCAACTGGTCCTCGACCTGCCGGATATCGGCGTCGACCATGATGCGCGCCAACTCGGCCACCAACACCGTCGGCTTCCAGCCAAGCAGTTCATTGGCCTTGGAGGCGTCGCCGATGAGGGCGTCGACCTCGCTCGGGCGCTCGTACTTGGGGTCGTAGCGCACGTGCTCGGCCCAGTCGAGGCCCGCGTGTTCGAAGGACGACTCGACGAACTCGCGGACCGTGGCGGCCACGCCCGTGGCGACGACGTAGTCGGTCGGCTCGTCCTGCTGGAGCATCCGCCACATGGCGTCCACGTACTCGGGGGCGTAGCCCCAGTCGCGGACCGCGTCGAGGTTGCCGAGGTAGAGGTGCTCCTGCAGGCCGGCCTTGATGCGGGCGACCGCGCGGGTGATCTTGCGGGTCACGAAGGTCTCGCCGCGGCGCGGGGACTCGTGGTTGAAGAGGATCCCGTTGACGGCGAACATGTCGTACGCCTCGCGGTAGTTCACCGTGGTCCAGTACGCGAAGACCTTGGCGGCGCCGTACGGGCTGCGCGGGTGGAACGGGGTCTTCTCGTTCTGCGGGGGCGGGGTGGCCCCGAACATCTCCGAGGACGAGGCCTGGTAGATGCGGGTGTCCACACCGCTGGCCCGGATCGCCTCCAGGAGGCGCAGGGCGCCGAGGCCGGTCACGTCGCCGGTGTAGAGGGGGGCGTCGAAGGACACCCGCACATGCGACTGGGCGCCGAGGTTGTAGACCTCGTCGGGCTTGATCTCGCGGAGCAGGTTCACGAGCGCCACGCCGTCGGAGAGGTCGGCGTGGTGCAGGACGAAGGACCGGTTGGCGGTCTGCGGGTCCTGGTAGATGTGGTCGATGCGCTCGGTGTTGAAGCTGGAGGACCGCCGCACGAGGCCGTGCACCGTGTAGCCCTTGGAGAGCAGCAGCTCGGAGAGGTAGGAGCCGTCCTGCCCGGTGACGCCGGTTATCAGTGCGGTCTTGCCCATGTGGGTCCCCCTGGGGGTCGTATCGGTCTGTTCTGGTGAGGCAGGGCCTCGGGGGCGGCGGTGCGGCCCGCCGGTGGGGCCGTACCTCGCGGGTGACGGGCCCCCGCCCGCCCGGCCGCCGCCGTGCCCCGGTTTTCGCGCCGGACCTGACGGCGCGCGTACGGCCGCGGGGCCCAAGGGGCTGGATGCGTACCGTACACGGCATTCCCCCGCCCCCTTCGGGCGGATTGCGCCTGCCGGACCGAGCCGGCGCAGGCCCGGGCGCGCCGGGCCGGCGGCCGGCGGCGGGGTCGGACCTCGTCTGCTGCCCGCGGCGGCGGACTGGCATCATCGGCGGTATGACAAGTTCGCTGCCGCTCCTGCCCCCGAACGCCCGGGTCTTCGTCGCGGGCCACCGCGGCCTCGTGGGGTCCGCGGTCGCCCGCCGGCTCACCGCCGACGGCCACGAGGTGCTCACCCGGGGCCGCGCCGACCTCGACCTGCGCGATGCCGCCGCCACGGAGACGTACCTGAACGACGTGCGCCCCGACGCCGTCGTGCTGGCCGCCGCCAAGGTCGGCGGGATCATGGCCAACAGCACCTACCCGGTGCAGTTCCTCGAGGACAACCTCAAGATCCAGCTGAGCGTCATCGGCGGCGCGCACGCCGCCGGGGTCGGCCGCCTGCTGTTCCTGGGCTCCTCGTGCATCTACCCGAAGCTCGCCCCGCAGCCCATCAGCGAGGACGCCCTGCTGACGGGCCCGCTCGAGCCGACCAACGAGGCGTACGCCCTGGCGAAGATCGCCGGCATCGTCCAGGTCCAGTCGTACCGCAAGCAGTACGGGGCCTCGTACATCTCGGCGATGCCCACGAACCTCTACGGGCCGGGCGACAACTTCGACCTCGAGACCTCGCACGTGCTGCCCGCCCTGATCCGGCGCTTCCACGAGGCCGCCGCCGAGGGGCGCGACGAGGTCACCCTGTGGGGCAGCGGAACCCCGCGCCGGGAGTTCCTGCACGTGGACGACCTGGCGGCCGCCTGCGCGGTGCTGTTGGGCAGCTACGACGGCGACGAGCCGGTCAACATCGGGTGCGGCGAGGACCTCACCATCAAGGCCCTCGCCGAGACCGTCGCCGAGGTGACCGGCTTCCGCGGCCGACTCGTCTGGGACACGTCCAAGCCGGACGGCACGCCGCGCAAGCTCCTGGACGTCACCCGCCTGACCTCGCTCGGCTGGAAGCCGGAGATCGGGCTGCGGGACGGCATCGCCGCCACCTACCGGTGGTGGCGCGAGCAGGGCTGAACGCGACGGCACGTGATGCGGCCCCTCAGTACGCTCCGCGACCGTCGACTACGGCGCGGAGAGTACGGCCCATGACGTCGACGTCGCTGGTGAAGGACCAGTTGTCCACGTACTGAAGGTCGAGCTGGATCGTCTCGTCCCAGGACAGGTCGGAGCGGCCGCTGATCTGCCACAGCCCGGTCATGCCCGGCCGCACGGTGAGCCGGCGCAGTTCGACCTCGTCGTACTGCGCCACCTCCTCCGGCAGCGGCGGGCGCGGGCCGACGAGCGACATGCGCCCGCTCAGCACGTTGAACAGCTGGGGCAGTTCGTCCATGGAGGTGCGGCGCAGCAGCCGGCCCACCCGGGTCACCCGGGGGTCGCGGCGGATCTTGAACATCAGGCCGTCGTTCTCGTTGGCCCCGGACAGCTCGTTCTTGAGCCGGTCCGCGTCCACGACCATGGTGCGGAACTTCCACATGACGAACGGGACCCCGTCGCGCCCGATGCGCCGCTGGCGGTAGAAGGCCGGGCCGCGGGAGCCGAGCCGTATCGCCAGGACGATGCCGAGGAAGACCGGGGACAGCAGCAGCAGCCCGAGCGCGGCCCCCGTGCGGTCGAGGACCGACTTGAGCAGGGTCTGGATGCCGCGGCTCACCGGAGGCGCCACCCGCAGCACGGCGAGCCCGCCCGCGGACAGGGTCTCCAGCCGCTTGACGGAGACCTCCACGAGGCCGGGGAAGACGGCGAGTTCCAGGCCCGCGTCGTGCAGCGCCCACGCGACCCTGCGCAGCCGCTCCCCCGTGATCCGCGCCCCCGGGGCGACCAGCACGAGGTCGGCGTGGTGGCTGCGGACGGCGCCGAGCACCGCGGCGGAGTCCGCGTTCGGGGCCTCGGGCGCGGCCGCGTCGAGCCGGGCCGCGACGGGCACCCCGCCCTCGAGCGGGCCGGCGCCGACCGGCACCACGCCGACGACGACGTACGGATGGTCGGTGCGCGCGGCCAGGTGCTCGATGACGGACTCGGCCGCGCCGGGCTCGCCGACCACCAGGACCCGGCTGACGGCGTGCGCCTCGCGGCGGGCCGCCGAGAGGTGGCGGTAGGTCAGCTTGTGGCAGGCCACGG
The Streptomyces sp. NBC_01296 DNA segment above includes these coding regions:
- a CDS encoding CBM96 family carbohydrate-binding protein, translated to MRRSRGLTAALVLSLAGAGTGIGLVLMPEASAITPPVAFTADELPTWQPNGIVFAMAQANGTVFAGGTFSAVRPPDGTGGAEQEAVNFVALDAATGKPTSCKLAFTIGDGSATVRALAVSKDKKTLYAGGYFGAVNGTPVSSLAAIDIESCTPKAAFHPGFPATVRDLAVTDDTLYAAGDFGTVEGQTRERFAAVDAGSGALKPFVANADEPGRAVEVTPDGKNVLLGGDFFSVNGSNTHALAVVNATTGAVAKTYSNIPSNSVVKDIATDSTGFYTGNEGSGGGVFDGRIGLKLSDFSEKWRDRCLGATQAVLPYDGVLYSSSHAHDCSLEGQFPDGKRNFFNAQLTNYEGASPAPVDGFVRSPRKLGWHPTANDGLGEGIGPRAMTIAEKGDVKYMWAGGEFTAINGKPQQALTRFASTGDVGAPTTPVASAGSVKPGEAQVRWRTSYDADDSKLTYRIYRNGSASPIATVAAESLEWERPQAAWNDTTVKAGQSYTYRVTATDAAGNTSALSATASVTVPSSVQSYPNQVRADGANLYWRYDDTVSPYVADSSESGNTSGIQLNAPALRQTPGAISGASTAMGFNGTSQQVYSDHRQTVGSAFSVETWFKTNTTRGGKLIGFGNNTARNSGTYDKQIYMTNTGRLVFGVYNGSNRTVSTGLFDTYNDNKWHHVVGTQGPGGMELIVDGQSKGTLNVTSSISYEGFWHVGGDNLGGVPTKPTSNFFAGQIDETAVYPKALTAAQAKNHYDLAKAPSDTVSKVSATEDTYINQGAPSAANGATTSLAVRGTSAYETYLRFNLPAAPAGQVLKSAALQIKTSTQASAGTADKVSVVPVTGTWSGASTTFNNKPTLGTTPLGSFASVPDGSAVQSTPLDTAALSSVLGSSYSLALTSTGTDPLWIWSMESTAADAAPQLVLTFGPK
- the gmd gene encoding GDP-mannose 4,6-dehydratase, producing MGKTALITGVTGQDGSYLSELLLSKGYTVHGLVRRSSSFNTERIDHIYQDPQTANRSFVLHHADLSDGVALVNLLREIKPDEVYNLGAQSHVRVSFDAPLYTGDVTGLGALRLLEAIRASGVDTRIYQASSSEMFGATPPPQNEKTPFHPRSPYGAAKVFAYWTTVNYREAYDMFAVNGILFNHESPRRGETFVTRKITRAVARIKAGLQEHLYLGNLDAVRDWGYAPEYVDAMWRMLQQDEPTDYVVATGVAATVREFVESSFEHAGLDWAEHVRYDPKYERPSEVDALIGDASKANELLGWKPTVLVAELARIMVDADIRQVEDQLAGVTVRIDR
- a CDS encoding GDP-L-fucose synthase family protein; the protein is MTSSLPLLPPNARVFVAGHRGLVGSAVARRLTADGHEVLTRGRADLDLRDAAATETYLNDVRPDAVVLAAAKVGGIMANSTYPVQFLEDNLKIQLSVIGGAHAAGVGRLLFLGSSCIYPKLAPQPISEDALLTGPLEPTNEAYALAKIAGIVQVQSYRKQYGASYISAMPTNLYGPGDNFDLETSHVLPALIRRFHEAAAEGRDEVTLWGSGTPRREFLHVDDLAAACAVLLGSYDGDEPVNIGCGEDLTIKALAETVAEVTGFRGRLVWDTSKPDGTPRKLLDVTRLTSLGWKPEIGLRDGIAATYRWWREQG
- a CDS encoding sugar transferase produces the protein MRHVHFPAQRLAAGAADSARRAAAPSRRLGDKARWYLPAALTADFLGAAVPVGLVFQAAQQVRPVYCALGAALAWTGVQAVRRRYAARVLGESRGVLPVVHDWLILIGVLAVARVVTGESTPRLSALGALLPALLITVACHKLTYRHLSAARREAHAVSRVLVVGEPGAAESVIEHLAARTDHPYVVVGVVPVGAGPLEGGVPVAARLDAAAPEAPNADSAAVLGAVRSHHADLVLVAPGARITGERLRRVAWALHDAGLELAVFPGLVEVSVKRLETLSAGGLAVLRVAPPVSRGIQTLLKSVLDRTGAALGLLLLSPVFLGIVLAIRLGSRGPAFYRQRRIGRDGVPFVMWKFRTMVVDADRLKNELSGANENDGLMFKIRRDPRVTRVGRLLRRTSMDELPQLFNVLSGRMSLVGPRPPLPEEVAQYDEVELRRLTVRPGMTGLWQISGRSDLSWDETIQLDLQYVDNWSFTSDVDVMGRTLRAVVDGRGAY